The genome window CGGGCAGGTTGTGAACTATGCCAATCCCAGTGATCTGGTAGCCAGCGGAACGTTGGGCGGATATGACCGACACGTGGGATCGACGTACTACATTAATTCCAATTATGAGGATGCAAACGATGGAGTGGGCATTATTGATAAAGCCAAGAACTCATTTGGCGGAGAGAACTATCACAGTCTGGATCAATATAATTTCAAAAATGGATACATATCCAATGATCTGTATGATCCGATTACTGGGGAGAGAGTCCGCTATTCACCACGCCTTATGGATCACATGGGGCCGTTCAGCAAGAACCTCGGTCCGTTAGGTTTCAGGTCTGGCGGCGGTATGGCTCTTGGGGCAGGTGCATCCGGCTTGATTCAGGTAACGCCAGAAGAACTGAAAAGTGTCGCCTCCCGGTGGAAGCAAAATGCACAGCAATGCAATGCTGAGCTGAATCAGGTACGAAGCCGCATGGCTCAATACCTGCATACAAGCCGTAGTCGCAGGCTGGAGCCCATTGTTACCCAACTGGACGCGTCGATTCAAGAACTTAGCACATGGCATATGAAACATACCAGCCAGTTCCTGAACTTTATTGATGAGAAAGCAGATGCCTTCCGGCAGGCGGACGAGAGTCCGGTTCATTTTAATTAGGAATCAGGTTGGTTAGTGTCGCTATCACGTACGTGGGGGAGGGGAACGCAAGTGGGTGGACAATTGCTGGTGGAATTGAATGATCTTCGAATTGCGGAAAAAGAACTGACACAGCTGCTTGCCCGTCTGCAAGCCGATGAACAGGAAGCGAGGGCGCTATACAGTCGCCTGAACGATTGGAAAGGGCAGTCTGCTGATTATACAAGGCAGCAGATTGAAGAGTTTTTTGCGGGCCTGTCCAAACGTATTCAATCCATCGAAATGCAGAAGAAAAGCTTGCTGCAATATATTGAAATTATGATCCAGACGGATCAGGAACGCTAAAAGAGTGGTTGGCTGATGCCATATTGCGGATGGCAATCAGCATGGATAGACAAAAAGAAGCCTATGGTACATCGGGGTTGATCCCGTATGCCATAGGCTTCTTTGCTATTTCAAATTAATGTGTGCTGCAAATCGTTCTTAGCGTTTTTTGCGACGTGTCGCCAGAGCAATTCCCAGGAAGGAGAGGATCAGGGCCAGAATGGATACAATCAATGTTGCCTGTTGAAGCTTCAATGTACCCGGGTCTGTATCCGTGTTATTCGGCTCACCTGTAACGGTGTCGTTAAGTGCATCGCCCAGTGTGGTGTCATCGTTTGCTTTGCTATCATCGGTAGCTGCATTATCACCAGTGCCTGTTTCTGTACCTGCACTATCATGTCCATCGTTGGCATGACCTCCACCTGCCGCAGCATTACCAACAGCAGCCGGATCTTCACTAATCGTTGTAATACTGTGTGGGTTGGCATCACTTGGCTGGCCTGTCCATTCTACGATGCTGCCATCGCTATAATATTGGAAGGCATCCCAAGCAACTTCAGCTTCGGTCTTCGGGTTCTGTGCAACAAAGTTGAACTGTTGGAATTGTCCTGCGATGATCCCCTCGTTATCGCCATCAACTTCCCATGTGATCGATGTGACTTCATTGGAATCGTTCTTCTCGGTGGTGATTTTCCAGCCTGCCAGTGGCTGATATTGCTTGAATGCCACACCTTCCGGTACTTTCATGGTGATTTTGGTTGTAGGCAGATCTTTCTCGGATGGAATCTTAATCGTGTATGTCTGCCATGCGCTTGTCTGTGCAACGGATGGGCTAACAGTAACGTGAGCGCTAGCGAATCCGGCGAATAGCATGAATGCCGCGGTACCTGTTGCGATAGTGGATGTTAGTTTGGAAATCCATGATGTTTTCTTCAAAATAAATAACCCCTCTCAGTTCTTATCATATATGATGCGGCCCATTTTCTTAAATGAGTGTCTACGTTCTGCAAAGGCCGTTTCGGTTACGAATGGTTCTTTCGATCACCGTTATTCCCGGAATTTATTGATTCCACTATATAAATCAAAATAAAGATGGTTTACACATGCACTTCGATGACAGAATAACCCTCCAATCGCTGTTATCCCCAGATTTTTTTGATTCCCTTTTCTCAAAGGGAAAATCCGGTGATAAAGGCGAACGCTTCGCTTTTTCAGGTTTTTTCTGTCCTCTCCGTTTCAGTGTAAACATTAGTTAAATTTATATTAAGTCAGTTCAAATCCGGGAATAAAGCAGAGAGCTCCGCTTCTCCAGAATCAATTTCGTTCCCTTCACTACATTTGCAGTTCGTAGAAACACTAATTTTAGATTGGGTCACTTTTCAAAATCAACGTTGTGAAACTATGGTTTGGCAGTGTCGATCTCAAATTCGGCATCAAGTGCATCCAGCGTTTTGGTCAAGAGGTGTACCTTGATATTCCAACGTCCAGGCATGGAGATGTAATCTTCAGCCTTGTACACACCGGTGTCGTTTTTCGGAATGGTAATCTCATAGATCCCCATATCCATATCCAGATGTGTGAGTGACAGCGTGATCTGTTCCAGATCATTAACGATACTGCCATCTGCACGTTTCACATCAACTTCGAATTGGTTCTCTCCTGTCACATTGGGACTCACCTGAAGTGTGATCGCTGAGCCATCTTCTGTAGTCTTCGTCTCCTGATACGGTCCGACTGCTGCTGGTTGCCCCGGTGACAGATGTGTCAATACGGCGGCTAGAGCGAGAATTACAGCACCAGTAACAAGCTCGGCTTTCAGGCTGCCGGATAATCTGCTCCCCGTTGCTGCTCTAGCGAGTCGCGCATGACGCCATGCCAAGATAACCATCACAATCAACAGGACGATCTTGCCGATCAGCACAAGACCATAGGCTGTAGTGAACAAGGAGGTCAGTACCGGCGCTGGTAGAATAATCAGACTGCTATATATTCCTGTAGCCACCAGAGCGGCTACGGCGCCGATCCCCCAAGCGGTGAATCTACGTATGGCAGTCCAGTAGACTTCTCCTCGCACCTTCGAAGGCAGCTTGTCGGCGAGTGGAGGCAGACATATCGCCATGGCAGTCAATGCACCAATCCAGAAAGCGGCACCGATCAGGTGCACGAAGTCCATGGCAATGGCGAGAGCGCGTTGATCCGCCGCAGCCGGATGTCCCGTCATGGCATGAGTGAACAGCCATCCAAGCACGAGCACGAGTGAGCCGTAAGAAGACCAGATGCGAGCACGGATGGATCGATCGCGATCATATCCGGAGAGAATCGTGACGGCCAATAGCATGACAATGAGCATCTGTAACATCCAGATCTGACCAAAAGATGTCAGTTTGAGCGCACTCCCGATCAGTGCCCAGCTTAGTTCGCTCAGCGCCACACCAGATTCATATAACGTATTCAGTGGCAAGCTAACCAGAGCGGCAAAGGAAGCGGCAGCATAGCTGATCCATAACAATCTGTAGCTACCCGGAACGTCCATAGGTTCTCTTGTCATGGATGTTGGTGCGATTCGCAGTAGCAAGAATGCAAGTGTCCCCAGGATGACAGACAATCCGAGATACTGAATCCAGTCTGTCAGGGATACGATCCATTTCAGCGGTCCACCTGTTGAACCAGAACCAGATGTAAGATCACTGAGTCCAGCAGGAGAACCAGAAGGTTCTCCGATATGGAAAACATAGGCTCCTTGAATCGGGTGCCCATCGGCAGATACCGCTTTCCAGTTGACGGCATAAGTCCCGTTCCCGAGTCCGGCCTGCAGGCCAGTCTCAAGAATATGAGGGCGGTCCGCATCGATCTGTACATTTCCATCGCCTGCCTGAGTACCGTCAGGCCCGGTAATTTTGATATCATAAAAAGCCGTCTGCAAGGATTCGTTGAACTCCAGCGTCAGCCGCTCCGGAGCCGTTACGAGTATCTCGTTCTCTCCTGGCGAAGCCTTAACAATATAAGCATGTGCAGATGCCCACTGTGGCATAACAAGGCAGCACACAAGCAACAGGCTGGTGATCAATGCCCAGTGCCGTTTGCCCCATTTCAGGGTAAAGCTTGTCAAAATCAAAAAATCATCACCCTCAGGTTATAGATTTGTAGTCATTCCTGGCCCTTTATACACAATCTATCCCATTATAACTTTGTCCAAAATGACTGCGTATGACTACATTGGGCTATAAAAAAACGATTTGGTCTTCATAATTGTGACAAAAGCATGAATGTGTATGGTGCAGAGCGCCATCTCGTCTATTGTTACAAATCTCATATGGGTATGCGATACGTTCGTGCTACCATTCACATATCACCACGAAGCTGCGCTATTTGCGAAGCTTACGTCCTGCAAGTCCACTCTCTAGCGCATAGCGGGTGAGTTGTACCCGGTTTTCCAGCTGGAGCTTCTGCAAAATGTTTTTTAGGTGATTCTTCACCGTCTGGTCTGAAATACCGAGCTGATCAGCGATCTCCCGATTGGTATATCCCGCGGATACCCATTGCAGAATCTCAAGCTCCCGCGCCGTAAGTGGATTATCTTGCACATCTTCACTGCGTGGTGCGGGAAACTCCTGCAAAATCCGGTAGGCCAGTTCCTTGCTGAGCGGTGCATCGTCGCTGACGATGGCGCGCAGGTATTCAAGCCAGGTAGAAGGCGTCAGATTTTTGAGCAAATAACCTTGAGCACCTTGTTTTAGTGCTTCGAACAGGAAAGTCACATCATCCGATACCGTGACCATAACAACAATAACATAAGGGAATCGCAGCTTGATCTGACGGGTGGCTTCCAGCCCATCCATCTCCGGCATCTGCACGTCCATCAGGATCAGGTCAGGCATCCATTGTCCGGTAAGCTCCAACGCTTCCTGTCCATTCGAAGCTGTACCAATCACTTCAAACAGGCTGTCCTCGGATAAAATGCTACAGATCGCTTCACGCGCATGCGCATGATCGTCAACAACCAATACACGTACATGTTCCATACTAAGCATGCTCCTTTCCTATCGTCATTCGTGTATGCCCCGGTCTTGAATCGAGGGTAAAAGACCAACCCATCTCGGCAGCACGTTCCTTCGTAATTCGCAGTCCGTACCGATCCTTCAGATGAAGAGGGTCTCCGCTTAGTCCATTCCCATTATCCTGAATATAAATGAACCAGGCAATTGGGTTACCCTCCGCATGAACCTGAACGCGGGTAGCCTGTGCATGTTTGCGTACATTCAGTAAACCCTCCCGGATACAGGCGAGCAGTTCCACTTGTTCCTTGGCAGAGAAGGTTATACCGTTCAGATCCCAGTGAATCTGTGCGCCGGGTACGGTTTCCATCACGAGCACTTCGACCTGTGCATGCAGTGAAATAATCTCGGGTGCCGCGGTAGAGGAGGGAACATAGCGCAACTGGGCAATCGCTTGCCTTACATATGTATTGACTTCATGCACGGTTTTTTGAATCTCCTGGATCTCATGCTCATGTCCGCTCCCTGCCAGACTACGGCCCGCTTTATCGGTCTTCACGGACAGCAGGAAAAGAGACTGAGATATGCCATCATGAAGTTCTCGGGCCAATTGGTCACGAGCTTCCAGAGCTGCTTTCGCTGCGCGTTCCTGCTCCAGAGCAGCCCTGGCGCCTTCGAGCATGTGGAACAATCGGCTGAGCAGTGTCACGCTGACAAGATAAACAATGACGGGTGTTAACCAGTTCCCGGCGTCCATCGAAAGGTACGGCATCAGAAACTGATGGCGAATATATTCCCAGATGCCAACCGTGAATGTGGGGATCAGCAGAATCATCCATTTGATTTGTTTATAGGACATGAATGCAGAACTCCTTTGACCTAGGATTAGCTTAATAAGGTAATTTATTTATACAGGGATGGGATCATTATAACGCAAGCTTGTCCAAGACCCTAGTCTGTGTCTTTGGAGAAAGCTGGGGAGGATCAGGGAGTATTTAGAAGGATATCTAAGAATGACAAGGGGTGAAATGTTGTCACGCTAGGTGAGGGTTGGTGTGAACAGCTGAGGAAGGCTGAGTCCGTTTTCCCTATCGGAGAAGGTCCTCTATACTTATATAGAACGTGAATTCATTACAAAACATGTTAAGGAGTGAAGCAACAACATGAGTCAAGAAGTATTGGAACGTCGCAGTGAATTGCTCAAAAAGAACATTCACCAGATGCTTGTTCAAGACAATCAGCACGGTATCAGTCGCCAAGACAACATGTTTTTGCAGCAGATGATCAAGGAGCTGCATCAGACCTCACATGAACTGAATACCAAATCTTAATGTAGAATCTGCACGAGAATGAAGCTGTCTGGTGTACGATTCATTCCATGAAAATGAAAATGGCGCTATCTCCGAATCAGACCGGGGATAGCGCTTTTGATTTTCTCTGAGATAGAAGAAGCTTCATTTATCTTACAGCAACTGTTGTTGAGCGGTTCTTTTCTCAATATATCGAATGAATAACTCGGCAAGCTCCGGATCAAACTGCGAACCCGAACATGCGCGCAGCTCCCGAATGGCTTCCTCCACGTTCTTGGTCTCCTGATACGGTCGCTCTGTCGTCATGGCATCAAAGGAGTCAATGACGGTCAACATCCGGCACAGCCGGGGAATCTCGTTACCCTTCAGGCCGTAAGGATAGCCCTTGCCATCATAGCGCTCGTGGTGAAGTTCAATATACGGAATCAGATCGGCGAAGCGATCGTTCGTGATCACCATTTTTTTACCCCAGGTGACATGTCCCTTGATCGTTTCCCATTCTTCTGCGGTGAGCTTGTCTTTCTTGTTCAGAATAGACCAGGGAATCTCCAGTTTGCCGATGTCATGAATCAGTGCTCCCAGCACGAAACGGCGTTTCTCCGCATTGTCCAGTGCAAGCAGTTCACTGATATCCAGTGCATATTTGTAGACCCGTTTGGAATGTTTAAACGTATCCATGTCCTTGTATCTGAACAGATTGAGCTGTTGCTCGATGTCACGAACGTCCTGTACCAGATCAATCTCGTGTTCCATGCCATCATTGCTTCCGTGGCGGTGCACGTTGTTTTTGCCCTGTTTCTTCGCGTAATACAGTGCTTTATCCGCCTGATCCACGAGTTGGGATTTGTTATACATATCCACCTGATAGGGTGCGACGCCACCCGAGAAGGAGAGACAACCGTGCGGAAACACTTCAACGCCTTCAAACGGCGTGTCATTTAGTTGTTTGCGCAGCTTATTCATAAACTTGTAGGATTCGTCCAATTCCATTCCTGGCATGAGAAGTGTGAACTCTTCCCCTCCATAACGAAAGGCGGTAACAGGTGTACCTTCGGTCTTTCGCATTAGAAAATCCCCCAGCAGAGCCAGCAGACTATCCCCTTGGAGGTGGCCAAACCGGTCGTTATACTTTTTGAAATCATCGATATCAATCAATCCCAGACAGAGCGGTGTTCCCTGCGTACGAGCTGTCGTCAGTTCATTTTCCAACATACTTTCAAAATAACTATGGTTGAACAGACCTGTGCGTTGATCCGTGTTAGCTTTCTCCTCAATGGTCTGATACATGACAAACAACTGCTTGAATGCATGGGAGAGCAGAATACTGAGACTTAAGTACAACAACAGACCGAGCACGCCATTGTGTACAACCAGAATCGTCAGGACAAGCGCCAGAATCAGCGTACATAAATAAACCAGCAAGGATTCGGTAACAAATGCCCGCTTCATCTGCTGTAATGCATCTTTCGTTGAGAAATGAAAGAATAAGCCAAGTGTAATCGTGTTGATGATGAAGTAGGCCGCAAGCGCTGCAAAATAAGGAAGCAGATTATAGCCGTCCAGCGTTCCCGATTGCCCGCCAGTCCACTCAAACACCGCAGCTGCTCCCGTAATCATGAGACTGTAGATGCTGAAATTGACAATGTGTTTCCACCAGGTGAGCTTGCGCTCTTTGATTAACAGAATGATGGAGACAGGAAGCAGTACAGATAAACTGAAGGCTCCGCCAAACATGAATATACAGGCAAGGTATACCGATGAATCCATGGATTGCTGATTGCCTTTGGGTGGAATCTGAAACGTGAAATAATCCAGAATTAACGCCGCGCCCAGCATGGTATAGACCATGACCCAATCCGCCGTGGTTAGATGAAGGTAAGACCACTTGTTCATGTACAGAAAAACACCGATCCCGGTACAACTAAGCAAAATAACATACAGACTGCTTCGATCTGCCTTATGGATAAGGTTACGAATAAAGTTCATAAAAAATCTCCTGCTTGGGTTTAGTCTACTCTTGATGTGTATATAATGGGTGTTCTTGTATAGGGATATACTATATAGACGTATAACATACCAATTTGCCTGGCAAAAATCCAGAAAGAAAAAACAGGCCGCTGGCAGCCTGTTTGTCTTGTTTGGCGGTATGGATACTAGCCGCCCAGCTTGTATCCCGAAGTTAGTGCTACAACGACAGAAGCCACGATGATTGCGTTGATGACAATGCGGGAATATTTCACACCTTCAAATTTTTTCATGGAGAAGACCTCCCTTCCTTGGAGTCTACCTGGTTCTCGTCAAGCCTGATGAGTTTTAGCAGGTTGCACAGCCTTTTTGTCCCGATTCACCATCATGTACTGGATAAAAAGGAATATGCCAACGTTCATGACTACATCACCGATACTGATAACTTGAGTTCGTGGATAAGGGCTGGAGAGTGGGATGATATCACCGAGAAAAGGCAAACGTGTAGACGCATCCATCATAAAATGCTTCGATACGGCTCCGCCTTCCCGGAGCATGTCTACATAGTAGGGTCCCAATACAGCGGAGGCTTCCACAGAAACCGGCATACGTCCACCGTTGACAGCCATCACGGCAAAATTGAGAAACACACCAATCCAGATGAGCATAAAACCGGTATGGTGCCTATTGAGCCACAAAAATGCGAGCCCTGTAATGTAGACGGCAGCAAAGAGATAACCATTAATAGATGCCACCCATTCGAATCGTTCCTGCAGATAGAAAATAAAGAACTGGATTAGCAGCAATACAGGGAAAATCCAGCCACTTCGCAACTTGAGTGCTGCAAACTGATGGAGCCCATGCCGCAGCCCGCCTCGAAAAAATCCAACGATCAAGCCGAGTAAAATACCGTCATATACCATAAGTAACTCCTGTTCGTGCGGAGATGTGCAATAGGATTGCGTGTTTGTGTACATAAAGGATTCGACCTGATATTGGTAATTCCTGCATGAGAAAAATGATTTTTTAGAAGAAATTTGCAAATTGCTTAACAAAAAACCGTCTTTACGAACCAAAGGGTCGAAAACCCTGATGAATTCAGTAAAGACGGTTACTTATAATGGCAAAATACGAGCTTTAATTCGGTTGGAAATGGAATTTATTTTATTCGGAACCACCGTTCAGATAGTTGAAGAAAGGCTGATCCACCCAGAAGTCATATGTTGTAATGTCTGCATCAGGAGCGAGTTTCAGGAAACCTTCCCGAATGGATTTGGCATTTTCCTTCAGAGAGAAGGACTGAGCATAGTAATTGCCAAGCGCGATCTTATTATTGGAAATGACCGGATAGTTGGCCAATGCCGTTGGTGAGTAATACAGTGGTTGCCACCAGGAACTGAGAATCAATGGTGATGTACTGTCACTGTTCTTCTTGGCATATTTCAGAACAATATCATTGAAGCGGACTTTGTCTGCCACATTGTTGAACTCGAACTGAATATCATATTCCTTCGCAGAGGCAATATAGTTACCGTTCTCGATCTGTGTAACTTTATAGTCTGGCGTTTCCTTCGGCTCGCCCCATTCCTTCAAATAAATGAAGGCAGATGTCTTCGGCTGGAATTGTACATCGGCGTCAATGCCTTCGCTACGTAGCAAACCAACCAACTGTACAGCATGTTGAATGTTATCGTGGCCGTAGGTAAGTGTCAGTTCATCGATAAAGTTGGAATCAAAGCGGCTATCCTTCAGATTATAACCTGTGACGAGATCGTCTCGCAGGGCCTGATCCACAATCTTTCTCAGCTCAGGTGATTCGATCAGATCGGCTGTGCGATATGCAGCATACAGTTTGGAATAGATGTCCGCATCGCCGGAACGTCCAATCTCATGTTTGTATTTCCCTTGACTGACCAGAACACGTCCAAGCAAAGTATTAGCGAAATCTTTACTTGCTACGCCACCCTTTAGGAGAGCGGGGTACAGATTTTCGGGAATCAGGCCTGTATCGATCGCTGCAGCCAGTTCCTGTGCGGCTTGTCCCTGAACACGGTTCGGGCTAATGCCAACTTTGGCAAGTGCTTTGGCCGTTTTCTCGGCAGGATATGTATAAGCGAGTTCCTTGAATCCGGCTGCTTTCACCGCGATGAAGACGGCGGCATAAGTGCTCAGTTGATCCTTGGCACGTACTTCTGTACCTGTAATAACCCCACTATTGAATAAGGAAACGGCAGCATCATAAGAAGAATCACCAGAGGCCAGATCGGTAAAGATAGGAGCTTTGGCTTCACTGTCACTTGCTTGAGTGGCTTCCGTAACGGCTGCAATGGCTTGAATGAAATCACCTTTGGTTATCTGTTGCGGCAATTGAATATTGTATTTTGCTTGCAAGAATTGAGCAAAATCCGCTGCGCTTTCCGTATAAGCGACTGGAGCC of Paenibacillus sp. FSL R5-0517 contains these proteins:
- a CDS encoding YcnI family protein translates to MKKTSWISKLTSTIATGTAAFMLFAGFASAHVTVSPSVAQTSAWQTYTIKIPSEKDLPTTKITMKVPEGVAFKQYQPLAGWKITTEKNDSNEVTSITWEVDGDNEGIIAGQFQQFNFVAQNPKTEAEVAWDAFQYYSDGSIVEWTGQPSDANPHSITTISEDPAAVGNAAAGGGHANDGHDSAGTETGTGDNAATDDSKANDDTTLGDALNDTVTGEPNNTDTDPGTLKLQQATLIVSILALILSFLGIALATRRKKR
- a CDS encoding copper resistance protein CopC, producing the protein MILTSFTLKWGKRHWALITSLLLVCCLVMPQWASAHAYIVKASPGENEILVTAPERLTLEFNESLQTAFYDIKITGPDGTQAGDGNVQIDADRPHILETGLQAGLGNGTYAVNWKAVSADGHPIQGAYVFHIGEPSGSPAGLSDLTSGSGSTGGPLKWIVSLTDWIQYLGLSVILGTLAFLLLRIAPTSMTREPMDVPGSYRLLWISYAAASFAALVSLPLNTLYESGVALSELSWALIGSALKLTSFGQIWMLQMLIVMLLAVTILSGYDRDRSIRARIWSSYGSLVLVLGWLFTHAMTGHPAAADQRALAIAMDFVHLIGAAFWIGALTAMAICLPPLADKLPSKVRGEVYWTAIRRFTAWGIGAVAALVATGIYSSLIILPAPVLTSLFTTAYGLVLIGKIVLLIVMVILAWRHARLARAATGSRLSGSLKAELVTGAVILALAAVLTHLSPGQPAAVGPYQETKTTEDGSAITLQVSPNVTGENQFEVDVKRADGSIVNDLEQITLSLTHLDMDMGIYEITIPKNDTGVYKAEDYISMPGRWNIKVHLLTKTLDALDAEFEIDTAKP
- a CDS encoding response regulator transcription factor, with the translated sequence MEHVRVLVVDDHAHAREAICSILSEDSLFEVIGTASNGQEALELTGQWMPDLILMDVQMPEMDGLEATRQIKLRFPYVIVVMVTVSDDVTFLFEALKQGAQGYLLKNLTPSTWLEYLRAIVSDDAPLSKELAYRILQEFPAPRSEDVQDNPLTARELEILQWVSAGYTNREIADQLGISDQTVKNHLKNILQKLQLENRVQLTRYALESGLAGRKLRK
- a CDS encoding histidine kinase, with translation MSYKQIKWMILLIPTFTVGIWEYIRHQFLMPYLSMDAGNWLTPVIVYLVSVTLLSRLFHMLEGARAALEQERAAKAALEARDQLARELHDGISQSLFLLSVKTDKAGRSLAGSGHEHEIQEIQKTVHEVNTYVRQAIAQLRYVPSSTAAPEIISLHAQVEVLVMETVPGAQIHWDLNGITFSAKEQVELLACIREGLLNVRKHAQATRVQVHAEGNPIAWFIYIQDNGNGLSGDPLHLKDRYGLRITKERAAEMGWSFTLDSRPGHTRMTIGKEHA
- a CDS encoding diguanylate cyclase; the protein is MNFIRNLIHKADRSSLYVILLSCTGIGVFLYMNKWSYLHLTTADWVMVYTMLGAALILDYFTFQIPPKGNQQSMDSSVYLACIFMFGGAFSLSVLLPVSIILLIKERKLTWWKHIVNFSIYSLMITGAAAVFEWTGGQSGTLDGYNLLPYFAALAAYFIINTITLGLFFHFSTKDALQQMKRAFVTESLLVYLCTLILALVLTILVVHNGVLGLLLYLSLSILLSHAFKQLFVMYQTIEEKANTDQRTGLFNHSYFESMLENELTTARTQGTPLCLGLIDIDDFKKYNDRFGHLQGDSLLALLGDFLMRKTEGTPVTAFRYGGEEFTLLMPGMELDESYKFMNKLRKQLNDTPFEGVEVFPHGCLSFSGGVAPYQVDMYNKSQLVDQADKALYYAKKQGKNNVHRHGSNDGMEHEIDLVQDVRDIEQQLNLFRYKDMDTFKHSKRVYKYALDISELLALDNAEKRRFVLGALIHDIGKLEIPWSILNKKDKLTAEEWETIKGHVTWGKKMVITNDRFADLIPYIELHHERYDGKGYPYGLKGNEIPRLCRMLTVIDSFDAMTTERPYQETKNVEEAIRELRACSGSQFDPELAELFIRYIEKRTAQQQLL
- a CDS encoding DUF5317 domain-containing protein, which produces MVYDGILLGLIVGFFRGGLRHGLHQFAALKLRSGWIFPVLLLIQFFIFYLQERFEWVASINGYLFAAVYITGLAFLWLNRHHTGFMLIWIGVFLNFAVMAVNGGRMPVSVEASAVLGPYYVDMLREGGAVSKHFMMDASTRLPFLGDIIPLSSPYPRTQVISIGDVVMNVGIFLFIQYMMVNRDKKAVQPAKTHQA